A genomic stretch from Chaetodon auriga isolate fChaAug3 chromosome 17, fChaAug3.hap1, whole genome shotgun sequence includes:
- the sgce gene encoding epsilon-sarcoglycan isoform X10: MLCTMSAAAVAVWFGTVVTILSRSHADRNVYPSAGVLFVHVLEREYFKGEFPPYPKSALPTGDASNDPITFNTNLMGYPDRPGWLRYIQRTPHSDGVLYGSPTADHVGKATVIEITAYNRRTFETARHNLVINIMATEEFPLPYQAEFYIKNMNVEEMLASEVLGDFLGAVKNVWQPERLNAINITSALDRGGRVPLPINNLKEGVYVMVGADVPFSSCLREVESPHNQLRCSQEMEPVISCDKKFRAQFHIDWCKISLVDINKVVPVYITRPDPGTGILPEYGEYNPPSESLKARDYFSDFLVTLAVPSAVALVLFFILGYTMCCRREGVEKRNMQTPDIQLVHHSSIQKSSKELRSMSKNREISWPLSTLPVFNPVSGEVVPPIHPDNYETTSMPLMQTQTNLQNQITIPQQRPTGKWYS, translated from the exons ATGCTGTGCACCATGTCCGCTGCGGCTGTCGCGGTATGGTTTGGTACGG tggTCACCATCTTGTCGAGGTCGCACGCAGACCGTAACGTCTACCCATCTGCAGGAGTGCTTTTCGTCCATGTTCTGGAGAGAGAGTACTTCAAAGGAGAGTTTCCTCCCTACCCCAAATCAG CTCTACCTACAGGTGATGCCAGCAATGACCCGATCACTTTCAATACCAACCTGATGGGCTACCCCGACAGGCCTGGCTGGCTGCGCTACATCCAGAGGACTCCGCACAGCGACGGAGTGCTCTACGGGTCCCCCACCGCAGATCACGTCGGCAAGGCCACCGTCATAGAG ATTACTGCCTATAACAGACGCACTTTTGAGACGGCGCGGCACAACTTGGTCATAAACATCATGGCCACAGAAG AGTTCCCTCTGCCCTACCAGGCCGAGTTTTACATCAAAAACATGAACGTGGAGGAGATGCTGGCCAGCGAGGTGCTGGGGGACTTCCTTGGAGCGGTGAAGAACGTATGGCAGCCTGAGCGCCTCAACGCCATCAACATCACCTCGGCGCTGGATCGCGGTGGACGTGTGCCCCTGCCCATCAACAACCTCAAAGAAGG GGTGTACGTGATGGTTGGTGCTGATGTTCCCTTCTCGTCGTGCCTGCGGGAGGTGGAAAGCCCACATAACCAGCTGCGCTGCAGTCAGGAGATGGAACCTGTCATCAGCTGCGACAAGAAGTTCCGAGCTCAGTTTCACATCGATTGGTGTAAGATTTCTCTG GTTGACATTAATAAAGTGGTGCCGGTGTACATTACCCGTCCTGACCCAGGCACTGGGATCCTGCCTGAATATGGGGAATACAACCCCCCCTCTGAGTCTCTGAAGGCTAGGGACTACTTTTCAGACTTCCTCGTCACACTGGCTGTTCCCTCCGCTGTGGCACTagtcctcttcttcatccttgGCTACACTATGTGCTGCAGACGGGAAGGGGT ggaaaaaagaaacatgcaaACACCAGA catcCAGCTCGTTCACCACAGCTCCATTCAGAAGTCCAGCAAGGAGCTGCGGAGCATGTCTAAGAACCGGGAGATCTCGTGGCCCCTCTCCACCCTGCCCGTCTTCAACCCAGTCAGCGGCGAGGTGGTGCCGCCCATCCACCCCGACAACTATGAGACCACCAGCATGCCGCTCATGCAGACACAGAC GAACCTGCAAAACCAGATTACGATACCACAGCAACGGCCTACAG G
- the sgce gene encoding epsilon-sarcoglycan isoform X12, producing MLCTMSAAAVAVWFGTVVTILSRSHADRNVYPSAGVLFVHVLEREYFKGEFPPYPKSALPTGDASNDPITFNTNLMGYPDRPGWLRYIQRTPHSDGVLYGSPTADHVGKATVIEITAYNRRTFETARHNLVINIMATEEFPLPYQAEFYIKNMNVEEMLASEVLGDFLGAVKNVWQPERLNAINITSALDRGGRVPLPINNLKEGVYVMVGADVPFSSCLREVESPHNQLRCSQEMEPVISCDKKFRAQFHIDWCKISLVDINKVVPVYITRPDPGTGILPEYGEYNPPSESLKARDYFSDFLVTLAVPSAVALVLFFILGYTMCCRREGVIQLVHHSSIQKSSKELRSMSKNREISWPLSTLPVFNPVSGEVVPPIHPDNYETTSMPLMQTQTNLQNQITIPQQRPTGKWYS from the exons ATGCTGTGCACCATGTCCGCTGCGGCTGTCGCGGTATGGTTTGGTACGG tggTCACCATCTTGTCGAGGTCGCACGCAGACCGTAACGTCTACCCATCTGCAGGAGTGCTTTTCGTCCATGTTCTGGAGAGAGAGTACTTCAAAGGAGAGTTTCCTCCCTACCCCAAATCAG CTCTACCTACAGGTGATGCCAGCAATGACCCGATCACTTTCAATACCAACCTGATGGGCTACCCCGACAGGCCTGGCTGGCTGCGCTACATCCAGAGGACTCCGCACAGCGACGGAGTGCTCTACGGGTCCCCCACCGCAGATCACGTCGGCAAGGCCACCGTCATAGAG ATTACTGCCTATAACAGACGCACTTTTGAGACGGCGCGGCACAACTTGGTCATAAACATCATGGCCACAGAAG AGTTCCCTCTGCCCTACCAGGCCGAGTTTTACATCAAAAACATGAACGTGGAGGAGATGCTGGCCAGCGAGGTGCTGGGGGACTTCCTTGGAGCGGTGAAGAACGTATGGCAGCCTGAGCGCCTCAACGCCATCAACATCACCTCGGCGCTGGATCGCGGTGGACGTGTGCCCCTGCCCATCAACAACCTCAAAGAAGG GGTGTACGTGATGGTTGGTGCTGATGTTCCCTTCTCGTCGTGCCTGCGGGAGGTGGAAAGCCCACATAACCAGCTGCGCTGCAGTCAGGAGATGGAACCTGTCATCAGCTGCGACAAGAAGTTCCGAGCTCAGTTTCACATCGATTGGTGTAAGATTTCTCTG GTTGACATTAATAAAGTGGTGCCGGTGTACATTACCCGTCCTGACCCAGGCACTGGGATCCTGCCTGAATATGGGGAATACAACCCCCCCTCTGAGTCTCTGAAGGCTAGGGACTACTTTTCAGACTTCCTCGTCACACTGGCTGTTCCCTCCGCTGTGGCACTagtcctcttcttcatccttgGCTACACTATGTGCTGCAGACGGGAAGGGGT catcCAGCTCGTTCACCACAGCTCCATTCAGAAGTCCAGCAAGGAGCTGCGGAGCATGTCTAAGAACCGGGAGATCTCGTGGCCCCTCTCCACCCTGCCCGTCTTCAACCCAGTCAGCGGCGAGGTGGTGCCGCCCATCCACCCCGACAACTATGAGACCACCAGCATGCCGCTCATGCAGACACAGAC GAACCTGCAAAACCAGATTACGATACCACAGCAACGGCCTACAG G
- the sgce gene encoding epsilon-sarcoglycan isoform X11 — MLCTMSAAAVAVWFGTVVTILSRSHADRNVYPSAGVLFVHVLEREYFKGEFPPYPKSGDASNDPITFNTNLMGYPDRPGWLRYIQRTPHSDGVLYGSPTADHVGKATVIEITAYNRRTFETARHNLVINIMATEEFPLPYQAEFYIKNMNVEEMLASEVLGDFLGAVKNVWQPERLNAINITSALDRGGRVPLPINNLKEGVYVMVGADVPFSSCLREVESPHNQLRCSQEMEPVISCDKKFRAQFHIDWCKISLVDINKVVPVYITRPDPGTGILPEYGEYNPPSESLKARDYFSDFLVTLAVPSAVALVLFFILGYTMCCRREGVEKRNMQTPDIQLVHHSSIQKSSKELRSMSKNREISWPLSTLPVFNPVSGEVVPPIHPDNYETTSMPLMQTQTNLQNQITIPQQRPTGKWYS, encoded by the exons ATGCTGTGCACCATGTCCGCTGCGGCTGTCGCGGTATGGTTTGGTACGG tggTCACCATCTTGTCGAGGTCGCACGCAGACCGTAACGTCTACCCATCTGCAGGAGTGCTTTTCGTCCATGTTCTGGAGAGAGAGTACTTCAAAGGAGAGTTTCCTCCCTACCCCAAATCAG GTGATGCCAGCAATGACCCGATCACTTTCAATACCAACCTGATGGGCTACCCCGACAGGCCTGGCTGGCTGCGCTACATCCAGAGGACTCCGCACAGCGACGGAGTGCTCTACGGGTCCCCCACCGCAGATCACGTCGGCAAGGCCACCGTCATAGAG ATTACTGCCTATAACAGACGCACTTTTGAGACGGCGCGGCACAACTTGGTCATAAACATCATGGCCACAGAAG AGTTCCCTCTGCCCTACCAGGCCGAGTTTTACATCAAAAACATGAACGTGGAGGAGATGCTGGCCAGCGAGGTGCTGGGGGACTTCCTTGGAGCGGTGAAGAACGTATGGCAGCCTGAGCGCCTCAACGCCATCAACATCACCTCGGCGCTGGATCGCGGTGGACGTGTGCCCCTGCCCATCAACAACCTCAAAGAAGG GGTGTACGTGATGGTTGGTGCTGATGTTCCCTTCTCGTCGTGCCTGCGGGAGGTGGAAAGCCCACATAACCAGCTGCGCTGCAGTCAGGAGATGGAACCTGTCATCAGCTGCGACAAGAAGTTCCGAGCTCAGTTTCACATCGATTGGTGTAAGATTTCTCTG GTTGACATTAATAAAGTGGTGCCGGTGTACATTACCCGTCCTGACCCAGGCACTGGGATCCTGCCTGAATATGGGGAATACAACCCCCCCTCTGAGTCTCTGAAGGCTAGGGACTACTTTTCAGACTTCCTCGTCACACTGGCTGTTCCCTCCGCTGTGGCACTagtcctcttcttcatccttgGCTACACTATGTGCTGCAGACGGGAAGGGGT ggaaaaaagaaacatgcaaACACCAGA catcCAGCTCGTTCACCACAGCTCCATTCAGAAGTCCAGCAAGGAGCTGCGGAGCATGTCTAAGAACCGGGAGATCTCGTGGCCCCTCTCCACCCTGCCCGTCTTCAACCCAGTCAGCGGCGAGGTGGTGCCGCCCATCCACCCCGACAACTATGAGACCACCAGCATGCCGCTCATGCAGACACAGAC GAACCTGCAAAACCAGATTACGATACCACAGCAACGGCCTACAG G
- the sgce gene encoding epsilon-sarcoglycan isoform X13, which produces MLCTMSAAAVAVWFGTVVTILSRSHADRNVYPSAGVLFVHVLEREYFKGEFPPYPKSGDASNDPITFNTNLMGYPDRPGWLRYIQRTPHSDGVLYGSPTADHVGKATVIEITAYNRRTFETARHNLVINIMATEEFPLPYQAEFYIKNMNVEEMLASEVLGDFLGAVKNVWQPERLNAINITSALDRGGRVPLPINNLKEGVYVMVGADVPFSSCLREVESPHNQLRCSQEMEPVISCDKKFRAQFHIDWCKISLVDINKVVPVYITRPDPGTGILPEYGEYNPPSESLKARDYFSDFLVTLAVPSAVALVLFFILGYTMCCRREGVIQLVHHSSIQKSSKELRSMSKNREISWPLSTLPVFNPVSGEVVPPIHPDNYETTSMPLMQTQTNLQNQITIPQQRPTGKWYS; this is translated from the exons ATGCTGTGCACCATGTCCGCTGCGGCTGTCGCGGTATGGTTTGGTACGG tggTCACCATCTTGTCGAGGTCGCACGCAGACCGTAACGTCTACCCATCTGCAGGAGTGCTTTTCGTCCATGTTCTGGAGAGAGAGTACTTCAAAGGAGAGTTTCCTCCCTACCCCAAATCAG GTGATGCCAGCAATGACCCGATCACTTTCAATACCAACCTGATGGGCTACCCCGACAGGCCTGGCTGGCTGCGCTACATCCAGAGGACTCCGCACAGCGACGGAGTGCTCTACGGGTCCCCCACCGCAGATCACGTCGGCAAGGCCACCGTCATAGAG ATTACTGCCTATAACAGACGCACTTTTGAGACGGCGCGGCACAACTTGGTCATAAACATCATGGCCACAGAAG AGTTCCCTCTGCCCTACCAGGCCGAGTTTTACATCAAAAACATGAACGTGGAGGAGATGCTGGCCAGCGAGGTGCTGGGGGACTTCCTTGGAGCGGTGAAGAACGTATGGCAGCCTGAGCGCCTCAACGCCATCAACATCACCTCGGCGCTGGATCGCGGTGGACGTGTGCCCCTGCCCATCAACAACCTCAAAGAAGG GGTGTACGTGATGGTTGGTGCTGATGTTCCCTTCTCGTCGTGCCTGCGGGAGGTGGAAAGCCCACATAACCAGCTGCGCTGCAGTCAGGAGATGGAACCTGTCATCAGCTGCGACAAGAAGTTCCGAGCTCAGTTTCACATCGATTGGTGTAAGATTTCTCTG GTTGACATTAATAAAGTGGTGCCGGTGTACATTACCCGTCCTGACCCAGGCACTGGGATCCTGCCTGAATATGGGGAATACAACCCCCCCTCTGAGTCTCTGAAGGCTAGGGACTACTTTTCAGACTTCCTCGTCACACTGGCTGTTCCCTCCGCTGTGGCACTagtcctcttcttcatccttgGCTACACTATGTGCTGCAGACGGGAAGGGGT catcCAGCTCGTTCACCACAGCTCCATTCAGAAGTCCAGCAAGGAGCTGCGGAGCATGTCTAAGAACCGGGAGATCTCGTGGCCCCTCTCCACCCTGCCCGTCTTCAACCCAGTCAGCGGCGAGGTGGTGCCGCCCATCCACCCCGACAACTATGAGACCACCAGCATGCCGCTCATGCAGACACAGAC GAACCTGCAAAACCAGATTACGATACCACAGCAACGGCCTACAG G
- the sgce gene encoding epsilon-sarcoglycan isoform X8: MLCTMSAAAVAVWFGTVVTILSRSHADRNVYPSAGVLFVHVLEREYFKGEFPPYPKSALPTGDASNDPITFNTNLMGYPDRPGWLRYIQRTPHSDGVLYGSPTADHVGKATVIEITAYNRRTFETARHNLVINIMATEEFPLPYQAEFYIKNMNVEEMLASEVLGDFLGAVKNVWQPERLNAINITSALDRGGRVPLPINNLKEGVYVMVGADVPFSSCLREVESPHNQLRCSQEMEPVISCDKKFRAQFHIDWCKISLVDINKVVPVYITRPDPGTGILPEYGEYNPPSESLKARDYFSDFLVTLAVPSAVALVLFFILGYTMCCRREGVIQLVHHSSIQKSSKELRSMSKNREISWPLSTLPVFNPVSGEVVPPIHPDNYETTSMPLMQTQTNLQNQITIPQQRPTGDNYVMSTFRRLEVNGIPEERKVAEALNL; the protein is encoded by the exons ATGCTGTGCACCATGTCCGCTGCGGCTGTCGCGGTATGGTTTGGTACGG tggTCACCATCTTGTCGAGGTCGCACGCAGACCGTAACGTCTACCCATCTGCAGGAGTGCTTTTCGTCCATGTTCTGGAGAGAGAGTACTTCAAAGGAGAGTTTCCTCCCTACCCCAAATCAG CTCTACCTACAGGTGATGCCAGCAATGACCCGATCACTTTCAATACCAACCTGATGGGCTACCCCGACAGGCCTGGCTGGCTGCGCTACATCCAGAGGACTCCGCACAGCGACGGAGTGCTCTACGGGTCCCCCACCGCAGATCACGTCGGCAAGGCCACCGTCATAGAG ATTACTGCCTATAACAGACGCACTTTTGAGACGGCGCGGCACAACTTGGTCATAAACATCATGGCCACAGAAG AGTTCCCTCTGCCCTACCAGGCCGAGTTTTACATCAAAAACATGAACGTGGAGGAGATGCTGGCCAGCGAGGTGCTGGGGGACTTCCTTGGAGCGGTGAAGAACGTATGGCAGCCTGAGCGCCTCAACGCCATCAACATCACCTCGGCGCTGGATCGCGGTGGACGTGTGCCCCTGCCCATCAACAACCTCAAAGAAGG GGTGTACGTGATGGTTGGTGCTGATGTTCCCTTCTCGTCGTGCCTGCGGGAGGTGGAAAGCCCACATAACCAGCTGCGCTGCAGTCAGGAGATGGAACCTGTCATCAGCTGCGACAAGAAGTTCCGAGCTCAGTTTCACATCGATTGGTGTAAGATTTCTCTG GTTGACATTAATAAAGTGGTGCCGGTGTACATTACCCGTCCTGACCCAGGCACTGGGATCCTGCCTGAATATGGGGAATACAACCCCCCCTCTGAGTCTCTGAAGGCTAGGGACTACTTTTCAGACTTCCTCGTCACACTGGCTGTTCCCTCCGCTGTGGCACTagtcctcttcttcatccttgGCTACACTATGTGCTGCAGACGGGAAGGGGT catcCAGCTCGTTCACCACAGCTCCATTCAGAAGTCCAGCAAGGAGCTGCGGAGCATGTCTAAGAACCGGGAGATCTCGTGGCCCCTCTCCACCCTGCCCGTCTTCAACCCAGTCAGCGGCGAGGTGGTGCCGCCCATCCACCCCGACAACTATGAGACCACCAGCATGCCGCTCATGCAGACACAGAC GAACCTGCAAAACCAGATTACGATACCACAGCAACGGCCTACAG GAGATAATTATGTCATGTCAACATTTCGACGGCTGGAG G
- the sgce gene encoding epsilon-sarcoglycan isoform X9: MLCTMSAAAVAVWFGTVVTILSRSHADRNVYPSAGVLFVHVLEREYFKGEFPPYPKSGDASNDPITFNTNLMGYPDRPGWLRYIQRTPHSDGVLYGSPTADHVGKATVIEITAYNRRTFETARHNLVINIMATEEFPLPYQAEFYIKNMNVEEMLASEVLGDFLGAVKNVWQPERLNAINITSALDRGGRVPLPINNLKEGVYVMVGADVPFSSCLREVESPHNQLRCSQEMEPVISCDKKFRAQFHIDWCKISLVDINKVVPVYITRPDPGTGILPEYGEYNPPSESLKARDYFSDFLVTLAVPSAVALVLFFILGYTMCCRREGVIQLVHHSSIQKSSKELRSMSKNREISWPLSTLPVFNPVSGEVVPPIHPDNYETTSMPLMQTQTNLQNQITIPQQRPTGDNYVMSTFRRLEVNGIPEERKVAEALNL; this comes from the exons ATGCTGTGCACCATGTCCGCTGCGGCTGTCGCGGTATGGTTTGGTACGG tggTCACCATCTTGTCGAGGTCGCACGCAGACCGTAACGTCTACCCATCTGCAGGAGTGCTTTTCGTCCATGTTCTGGAGAGAGAGTACTTCAAAGGAGAGTTTCCTCCCTACCCCAAATCAG GTGATGCCAGCAATGACCCGATCACTTTCAATACCAACCTGATGGGCTACCCCGACAGGCCTGGCTGGCTGCGCTACATCCAGAGGACTCCGCACAGCGACGGAGTGCTCTACGGGTCCCCCACCGCAGATCACGTCGGCAAGGCCACCGTCATAGAG ATTACTGCCTATAACAGACGCACTTTTGAGACGGCGCGGCACAACTTGGTCATAAACATCATGGCCACAGAAG AGTTCCCTCTGCCCTACCAGGCCGAGTTTTACATCAAAAACATGAACGTGGAGGAGATGCTGGCCAGCGAGGTGCTGGGGGACTTCCTTGGAGCGGTGAAGAACGTATGGCAGCCTGAGCGCCTCAACGCCATCAACATCACCTCGGCGCTGGATCGCGGTGGACGTGTGCCCCTGCCCATCAACAACCTCAAAGAAGG GGTGTACGTGATGGTTGGTGCTGATGTTCCCTTCTCGTCGTGCCTGCGGGAGGTGGAAAGCCCACATAACCAGCTGCGCTGCAGTCAGGAGATGGAACCTGTCATCAGCTGCGACAAGAAGTTCCGAGCTCAGTTTCACATCGATTGGTGTAAGATTTCTCTG GTTGACATTAATAAAGTGGTGCCGGTGTACATTACCCGTCCTGACCCAGGCACTGGGATCCTGCCTGAATATGGGGAATACAACCCCCCCTCTGAGTCTCTGAAGGCTAGGGACTACTTTTCAGACTTCCTCGTCACACTGGCTGTTCCCTCCGCTGTGGCACTagtcctcttcttcatccttgGCTACACTATGTGCTGCAGACGGGAAGGGGT catcCAGCTCGTTCACCACAGCTCCATTCAGAAGTCCAGCAAGGAGCTGCGGAGCATGTCTAAGAACCGGGAGATCTCGTGGCCCCTCTCCACCCTGCCCGTCTTCAACCCAGTCAGCGGCGAGGTGGTGCCGCCCATCCACCCCGACAACTATGAGACCACCAGCATGCCGCTCATGCAGACACAGAC GAACCTGCAAAACCAGATTACGATACCACAGCAACGGCCTACAG GAGATAATTATGTCATGTCAACATTTCGACGGCTGGAG G
- the sgce gene encoding epsilon-sarcoglycan isoform X4, with the protein MLCTMSAAAVAVWFGTVVTILSRSHADRNVYPSAGVLFVHVLEREYFKGEFPPYPKSALPTGDASNDPITFNTNLMGYPDRPGWLRYIQRTPHSDGVLYGSPTADHVGKATVIEITAYNRRTFETARHNLVINIMATEEFPLPYQAEFYIKNMNVEEMLASEVLGDFLGAVKNVWQPERLNAINITSALDRGGRVPLPINNLKEGVYVMVGADVPFSSCLREVESPHNQLRCSQEMEPVISCDKKFRAQFHIDWCKISLVDINKVVPVYITRPDPGTGILPEYGEYNPPSESLKARDYFSDFLVTLAVPSAVALVLFFILGYTMCCRREGVEKRNMQTPDIQLVHHSSIQKSSKELRSMSKNREISWPLSTLPVFNPVSGEVVPPIHPDNYETTSMPLMQTQTNLQNQITIPQQRPTGDNYVMSTFRRLEVNGIPEERKVAEALNL; encoded by the exons ATGCTGTGCACCATGTCCGCTGCGGCTGTCGCGGTATGGTTTGGTACGG tggTCACCATCTTGTCGAGGTCGCACGCAGACCGTAACGTCTACCCATCTGCAGGAGTGCTTTTCGTCCATGTTCTGGAGAGAGAGTACTTCAAAGGAGAGTTTCCTCCCTACCCCAAATCAG CTCTACCTACAGGTGATGCCAGCAATGACCCGATCACTTTCAATACCAACCTGATGGGCTACCCCGACAGGCCTGGCTGGCTGCGCTACATCCAGAGGACTCCGCACAGCGACGGAGTGCTCTACGGGTCCCCCACCGCAGATCACGTCGGCAAGGCCACCGTCATAGAG ATTACTGCCTATAACAGACGCACTTTTGAGACGGCGCGGCACAACTTGGTCATAAACATCATGGCCACAGAAG AGTTCCCTCTGCCCTACCAGGCCGAGTTTTACATCAAAAACATGAACGTGGAGGAGATGCTGGCCAGCGAGGTGCTGGGGGACTTCCTTGGAGCGGTGAAGAACGTATGGCAGCCTGAGCGCCTCAACGCCATCAACATCACCTCGGCGCTGGATCGCGGTGGACGTGTGCCCCTGCCCATCAACAACCTCAAAGAAGG GGTGTACGTGATGGTTGGTGCTGATGTTCCCTTCTCGTCGTGCCTGCGGGAGGTGGAAAGCCCACATAACCAGCTGCGCTGCAGTCAGGAGATGGAACCTGTCATCAGCTGCGACAAGAAGTTCCGAGCTCAGTTTCACATCGATTGGTGTAAGATTTCTCTG GTTGACATTAATAAAGTGGTGCCGGTGTACATTACCCGTCCTGACCCAGGCACTGGGATCCTGCCTGAATATGGGGAATACAACCCCCCCTCTGAGTCTCTGAAGGCTAGGGACTACTTTTCAGACTTCCTCGTCACACTGGCTGTTCCCTCCGCTGTGGCACTagtcctcttcttcatccttgGCTACACTATGTGCTGCAGACGGGAAGGGGT ggaaaaaagaaacatgcaaACACCAGA catcCAGCTCGTTCACCACAGCTCCATTCAGAAGTCCAGCAAGGAGCTGCGGAGCATGTCTAAGAACCGGGAGATCTCGTGGCCCCTCTCCACCCTGCCCGTCTTCAACCCAGTCAGCGGCGAGGTGGTGCCGCCCATCCACCCCGACAACTATGAGACCACCAGCATGCCGCTCATGCAGACACAGAC GAACCTGCAAAACCAGATTACGATACCACAGCAACGGCCTACAG GAGATAATTATGTCATGTCAACATTTCGACGGCTGGAG G
- the sgce gene encoding epsilon-sarcoglycan isoform X6, with protein sequence MLCTMSAAAVAVWFGTVVTILSRSHADRNVYPSAGVLFVHVLEREYFKGEFPPYPKSGDASNDPITFNTNLMGYPDRPGWLRYIQRTPHSDGVLYGSPTADHVGKATVIEITAYNRRTFETARHNLVINIMATEEFPLPYQAEFYIKNMNVEEMLASEVLGDFLGAVKNVWQPERLNAINITSALDRGGRVPLPINNLKEGVYVMVGADVPFSSCLREVESPHNQLRCSQEMEPVISCDKKFRAQFHIDWCKISLVDINKVVPVYITRPDPGTGILPEYGEYNPPSESLKARDYFSDFLVTLAVPSAVALVLFFILGYTMCCRREGVEKRNMQTPDIQLVHHSSIQKSSKELRSMSKNREISWPLSTLPVFNPVSGEVVPPIHPDNYETTSMPLMQTQTNLQNQITIPQQRPTGDNYVMSTFRRLEVNGIPEERKVAEALNL encoded by the exons ATGCTGTGCACCATGTCCGCTGCGGCTGTCGCGGTATGGTTTGGTACGG tggTCACCATCTTGTCGAGGTCGCACGCAGACCGTAACGTCTACCCATCTGCAGGAGTGCTTTTCGTCCATGTTCTGGAGAGAGAGTACTTCAAAGGAGAGTTTCCTCCCTACCCCAAATCAG GTGATGCCAGCAATGACCCGATCACTTTCAATACCAACCTGATGGGCTACCCCGACAGGCCTGGCTGGCTGCGCTACATCCAGAGGACTCCGCACAGCGACGGAGTGCTCTACGGGTCCCCCACCGCAGATCACGTCGGCAAGGCCACCGTCATAGAG ATTACTGCCTATAACAGACGCACTTTTGAGACGGCGCGGCACAACTTGGTCATAAACATCATGGCCACAGAAG AGTTCCCTCTGCCCTACCAGGCCGAGTTTTACATCAAAAACATGAACGTGGAGGAGATGCTGGCCAGCGAGGTGCTGGGGGACTTCCTTGGAGCGGTGAAGAACGTATGGCAGCCTGAGCGCCTCAACGCCATCAACATCACCTCGGCGCTGGATCGCGGTGGACGTGTGCCCCTGCCCATCAACAACCTCAAAGAAGG GGTGTACGTGATGGTTGGTGCTGATGTTCCCTTCTCGTCGTGCCTGCGGGAGGTGGAAAGCCCACATAACCAGCTGCGCTGCAGTCAGGAGATGGAACCTGTCATCAGCTGCGACAAGAAGTTCCGAGCTCAGTTTCACATCGATTGGTGTAAGATTTCTCTG GTTGACATTAATAAAGTGGTGCCGGTGTACATTACCCGTCCTGACCCAGGCACTGGGATCCTGCCTGAATATGGGGAATACAACCCCCCCTCTGAGTCTCTGAAGGCTAGGGACTACTTTTCAGACTTCCTCGTCACACTGGCTGTTCCCTCCGCTGTGGCACTagtcctcttcttcatccttgGCTACACTATGTGCTGCAGACGGGAAGGGGT ggaaaaaagaaacatgcaaACACCAGA catcCAGCTCGTTCACCACAGCTCCATTCAGAAGTCCAGCAAGGAGCTGCGGAGCATGTCTAAGAACCGGGAGATCTCGTGGCCCCTCTCCACCCTGCCCGTCTTCAACCCAGTCAGCGGCGAGGTGGTGCCGCCCATCCACCCCGACAACTATGAGACCACCAGCATGCCGCTCATGCAGACACAGAC GAACCTGCAAAACCAGATTACGATACCACAGCAACGGCCTACAG GAGATAATTATGTCATGTCAACATTTCGACGGCTGGAG G